The genomic stretch GGCCAGCTCCTGCGCGATCCGGTCCGCGTCCTTGCGGGCCGAGCGGCCCTGCGTACGCAGCTCGTGCCGGCGGATCACCAGCGTGTCCGGGTCCAGGCCGCGGTCGCGCCGGCCGGACCGGGAGCCGACCGCGCGTTCCAGCCGGGAGTCGAGATCTGCCGCGTACCGGTCCAGCTCGGCGGCTTGCTGGTCCAGCTCGTCGTACTTCAGCCGGCTCTCGACCTTGTCCAGGTCGGCCAGCCGGGCGTCCACGCCGGCCCGCAGGTCGGCGGCGATGGTCACGGCGTCCACGAACGGGCCGTACCGGTCCCGGACCGCGCCCGGGGCCACCGGACCGACCCGCTGCACCAGCCCGGAGCGGAGCCGGCCGGAGCGGGTCAGCCGCTCGCACAGCGCCCCGACCGTACGGTCCACGGCCTGGCCGGTCGGGGCGGTGAACAGGACCCGGGCCTGCAGCGCCAGCAGCCGGTCCAGCAGCCGGGCGACCAGCGCGCCGGAGTCCGTCCCGGGCGGGGTCTGGACCTGGGCCCAGCGGTGCCGCAGCGCGCTGCGCAGCACGTCCCCGGCCCGGTCGTCGAAGCTCCACTCGCCGGTCTCGTCCGCGGCGGCCGCGATCGCGTCCTTCAGCCGCCCGCCGGGCGCGCCCAGCACCAGCTCGGCCTGGTCGAACCGGAACGTGGCCGGCACCGGGCCCTCCAGCGCGGTCAGCCGCTGCCGCAGCCCGTGCAGCGGGCCGAGGT from Mycobacteriales bacterium encodes the following:
- a CDS encoding AAA domain-containing protein, which translates into the protein MQEAVDQELAAAETGGRRAAFGVDATRVARGPAGCLYRVDPPPEATLVEDAPARLSAGDRASEGQLGSVADESCLVEVADDLGPRLLDGRLVVDNLGPLHGLRQRLTALEGPVPATFRFDQAELVLGAPGGRLKDAIAAAADETGEWSFDDRAGDVLRSALRHRWAQVQTPPGTDSGALVARLLDRLLALQARVLFTAPTGQAVDRTVGALCERLTRSGRLRSGLVQRVGPVAPGAVRDRYGPFVDAVTIAADLRAGVDARLADLDKVESRLKYDELDQQAAELDRYAADLDSRLERAVGSRSGRRDRGLDPDTLVIRRHELRTQGRSARKDADRIAQELAAGEGPLPTVEDVVGAGGTPAEQRRRLAAARRELIAARDEVAPALRGRVRLVAATTRGAYLRGLPRADFDVVVIAGVALPPEAYYLAGLSGRSVIAVGDAGLGRSPEPYTRRPPHPEELPRRRRPGLGRTGRVHRVRPDDRP